The genomic stretch GACGTCATGGCATCCATGCGTTGCTTGACGATACCGGTGGCGCCCCGGTGCGCCACCGCCGCGGAGGCCAGCAGCAGCGCCAGGGCGCTTACCGCTACCAGTGATTTACCGGACATGAGCCGTTCCTCCCACGTTGCTCAGAAGATCCCCTTGGCCCGCTGCAACGCACGCACGTAATCGATGACCGCCCTCACGTCCGCGTCCGAGAGGCCGGGGACGGGCGGCATGTTGCCGTACCGCCAGTGATGCGCTCGCACGCCCCTTCTCACCGCCAGCACGAACGCCATGTCGGAGTGATGGCCCGGCTCATAGTACGGGTGGATCAGCGGCGGTCCCTGGGGTGAGCCGGTCGCCTGCGCACCGTGACACACGGCGCACTTCTGATTGAAGATCGCTTGGCCCGGCATTCCCACCGTGGAGGCCATCGAAGTCTTGGACGCCGTCCCCGTCGTCCCACCGACCGTCCGGTGCTGACCTTGATGGTCCGGCCACAGCGCCCATGCCGCCACCGCGACGACCGCGGCCGCGACCGCCCCGGCGACGACGAGCCTCACCCACTCTTCCCCAGCGTCACCAGGAGGCTCGCCAGGTCGTCGGCGTGCTCTTCCTCCATCTTGAGTATGTCCTCGATGGTGCGGCGGGTGGTGGGGTCGTCGTTGGCGAGCCAGCGGATGATCTCGGAGTAGGTCTCGATGGCGACGCGTTCGGCCACCAGGTCCTCCTTGATCATCGCCTCCAGGGTGTCGCCTTCCTCGTACGCCGCGTGGGATCGGGTGGCCAGCCCATCGGGGTTGAAGTTGGGCGAGCCGCCAAGTTGTGTGATGCGTTGGGCCACCCAATCGGCGTGCATCTGCTCCTCGTTGGCGTGCTGCAGGAACTCCGCCGCCACCGGCCCGGCGTTGATGCCGCTGGCCATGAAGTAGTGGTTCTTGTAGCGCAGGATGCACACGATCTCGGTGGCCAACACTTCGTTCAGCACCGCGAGCACCTGCTCCCGATCGGCCAGATAGGCGCCGGTGACGGCGCCCTGCTCCATCTTTTCGCGAGCCCGTTTCTGGATCGCCTCGAGGTCTGTCTTGAAGGGCTCTTTCATGGTTCTGTCCTCGTGCTGCGCGCACCTGTGTCAAGGTGCCTTGGTACTAGGCGGCACACCCTACAAATGAATCTACCATGAGACCCAGCCGGATTCACGCCCGAATACACCCTCATACCTCGCCGCGTACTTCGGTGGTGATCAATTCCAGGATCTCCTGGCTCGTGATGGTGCCGACAAAGGCCTGCGTTTCCCGGTCCAGCACCGGCATGGCGGTGAGGGAGTTCTCGGACATGCGCTGGAGCGCGTCTTCCACGAGTTCATCGGTCCATGTGGTGGGCGTGTTCTGGCGCACGATCTTGGCCAGCGGGGTGTCCGACCATGAGTGCTTGGGCAAGTAACGCAACATGGCGAGAGAAACGATGCCGGCCAATCCCTCCCGGTCGGCCACGACATAGTCCTGTTGGCCGGGCATGATCCATCGGTCCGCGAAGTCCCGCACCGACAGCCCGGGGCCCGGGTGGGTGTGGTTGCGGTCGATGATGTCGCCGACCCTGATGTTGTCCAGAGCGAAGCGGATCATGGAAGGCGGCAGATCTTCCGTTGGCGACACCTCGTCCTCCGCCTCGACTCGGCTCACCGCGATTCCGATGAACGGCGGCGACAGCAGGATGTAGGCGAGCATGATGAGGACAAAGAGGGAAAAGACATCGCTCCCGATGATGCCGTGTTCCAGCAGCACGAGCAGGACGGCGATTTCCGCGACCCCCTTGGCCATCAGGCCCGTGGCCAGGGTGATGGGCGAATCGAAACGCGCCATGGACGCGCCGAGCCACGCGCCCGCGAATTTTCCGGCGAACGGCACGACCACCAGCGCCGCGATGGTCCAGATGGGCAACTCGGTGAACGACAGGCCCAGATGCAAGCCCGCGGAACTGAAAAAGAGCGGCACGAAGAACCCGTCCGCCACGCTCTTGAGGCCGGGGATGATGTCCCGATGCACTTGGTGCGGGAGGCGCGACAGGGCGACGCCCAGAAGCAGCGCGCCCAGGGACCCGTGCAGGCCTATCTCCTCGGCGCCCACCACCGCGACGAACAAGAGGCCAAGAATGAGCCCGAACGACAGTTGTGGAACGCGCAACAGCCGTTCCAGGAACTCGATCACGGGCGGAATGACCCGGCTGGCCAAGACCCAGGTCACCACGATGAAGGCGGCGATCTGTCCCAGCAGGATGAGCACCCCTGCCAAACTTACATGCTCCACGTGCTCGCCGATGGTAAACCCCACCAGGAGCAACACCAGAAGCTCCGCGATGAGCGCGGTGGTGAACATTTCGATACCCACCGGCTGGCGCAAGCGGTCGGCG from Deltaproteobacteria bacterium encodes the following:
- a CDS encoding cytochrome c gives rise to the protein MRLVVAGAVAAAVVAVAAWALWPDHQGQHRTVGGTTGTASKTSMASTVGMPGQAIFNQKCAVCHGAQATGSPQGPPLIHPYYEPGHHSDMAFVLAVRRGVRAHHWRYGNMPPVPGLSDADVRAVIDYVRALQRAKGIF
- a CDS encoding ferritin-like domain-containing protein codes for the protein MKEPFKTDLEAIQKRAREKMEQGAVTGAYLADREQVLAVLNEVLATEIVCILRYKNHYFMASGINAGPVAAEFLQHANEEQMHADWVAQRITQLGGSPNFNPDGLATRSHAAYEEGDTLEAMIKEDLVAERVAIETYSEIIRWLANDDPTTRRTIEDILKMEEEHADDLASLLVTLGKSG
- a CDS encoding cation:proton antiporter, coding for MLQDALLSTGLLIVVAKLAEGLLQRFRLNSIVAYTATGILLGPILGVVHLNDYLHVLLSIGIFLYFFLIGLEELDVSAFMASIHRRFFVAAVISVIIPLVVSLLVTSDLLFDFGLGLDFSGALALAGVLSLTSLGVVAKVLIDADRLRQPVGIEMFTTALIAELLVLLLVGFTIGEHVEHVSLAGVLILLGQIAAFIVVTWVLASRVIPPVIEFLERLLRVPQLSFGLILGLLFVAVVGAEEIGLHGSLGALLLGVALSRLPHQVHRDIIPGLKSVADGFFVPLFFSSAGLHLGLSFTELPIWTIAALVVVPFAGKFAGAWLGASMARFDSPITLATGLMAKGVAEIAVLLVLLEHGIIGSDVFSLFVLIMLAYILLSPPFIGIAVSRVEAEDEVSPTEDLPPSMIRFALDNIRVGDIIDRNHTHPGPGLSVRDFADRWIMPGQQDYVVADREGLAGIVSLAMLRYLPKHSWSDTPLAKIVRQNTPTTWTDELVEDALQRMSENSLTAMPVLDRETQAFVGTITSQEILELITTEVRGEV